The Hemicordylus capensis ecotype Gifberg chromosome 6, rHemCap1.1.pri, whole genome shotgun sequence genome window below encodes:
- the LOC128330285 gene encoding olfactory receptor 4Q2-like isoform X2 — translation MEVGNHTRVTEFLLAAISPTWQSQAILFVIFLLVYAATLVGNTLIMLTVGSDPRLRTPMYFLLGNLSFLDLCYSTVTAPKMLVDFLAEKRSISFEACMAQLFFLHFVGAAEMFLLTVMAYDRYVAICKPLHYPRIMNRQLCSWLVAASWTGGFIHSTVQTILTMRLPFCGPNKVDSFFCDVSPVIKLACTDIYVIELLMVSNSGLISTSCFIILVTSYATILVKIRSPEGRRKALNVCASHLAVVTLFFGPCIFIYAWPSSTFSKGKLVSVLYNINIITPMLNPLIYTLRNKDVKSAM, via the exons atggagGTTG GAAACCACACAAGAGTCACTGAGTTCCTGCTAGCAGCCATTTCTCCAACATGGCAGTCCCAAGCCATCCTCTTTGTCATTTTCCTCCTGGTCTATGCAGCCACCCTAGTTGGAAACACCCTCATCATGCTAACGGTGGGATCTGACCCACGACTACGCACACCCATGTACTTTCTGTTGGGAAATCTCTCCTTCCTAGACCTCTGCTACTCTACAGTCACTGCCCCCAAAATGTTGGTGGACTTCCTGGCTGAGAAGAGGAGCATCTCCTTTGAAGCTTGCATGGCCCAGCTCTTTTTCCTCCATTTTGTGGGTGCTGCTGAGATGTTCCTCCTCACTGTCATGGCATACGACAGGTATGTGGCCATTTGCAAGCCTCTGCACTACCCCCGTATCATGAACAGGCAGCTCTGTAGCTGGTTAGTGGCAGCTTCTTGGACTGGGGGCTTCATCCACTCCACGGTCCAGACCATCCTCACCATGAGGCTACCATTCTGTGGGCCCAATAAGGTGGACAGCTTCTTCTGTGATGTCTCTCCAGTCATCAAGTTGGCCTGCACAGACATCTATGTCATTGAGCTGCTCATGGTGTCCAACAGTGGTCTCATCTCCACCAGCTGCTTCATCATCTTGGTGACCTCCTACGCCACCATACTGGTGAAGATCCGCTCCCCTGAGGGGCGGCGCAAAGCCCTCAATGTCTGTGCCTCCCACCTCGCTGTGGTAACCTTGTTCTTTGGACCCTGCATCTTCATCTATGCCTGGCCTTCCTCCACCTTCTCAAAAGGCAAGCTGGTCTCTGTCCTGTACAATATCAATATCATCACCCCCATGCTGAATCCTCTGATCTACACATTGAGGAACAAAGATGTGAAGTCAGCCATGTGA
- the LOC128330285 gene encoding olfactory receptor 4Q2-like isoform X3, producing MDVRNHTRVTEFLLAAISPTWQSQAILFVIFLLVYAATLVGNTLIMLTVGSDPRLRTPMYFLLGNLSFLDLCYSTVTAPKMLVDFLAEKRSISFEACMAQLFFLHFVGAAEMFLLTVMAYDRYVAICKPLHYPRIMNRQLCSWLVAASWTGGFIHSTVQTILTMRLPFCGPNKVDSFFCDVSPVIKLACTDIYVIELLMVSNSGLISTSCFIILVTSYATILVKIRSPEGRRKALNVCASHLAVVTLFFGPCIFIYAWPSSTFSKGKLVSVLYNINIITPMLNPLIYTLRNKDVKSAM from the exons ATGGATGTAA GAAACCACACAAGAGTCACTGAGTTCCTGCTAGCAGCCATTTCTCCAACATGGCAGTCCCAAGCCATCCTCTTTGTCATTTTCCTCCTGGTCTATGCAGCCACCCTAGTTGGAAACACCCTCATCATGCTAACGGTGGGATCTGACCCACGACTACGCACACCCATGTACTTTCTGTTGGGAAATCTCTCCTTCCTAGACCTCTGCTACTCTACAGTCACTGCCCCCAAAATGTTGGTGGACTTCCTGGCTGAGAAGAGGAGCATCTCCTTTGAAGCTTGCATGGCCCAGCTCTTTTTCCTCCATTTTGTGGGTGCTGCTGAGATGTTCCTCCTCACTGTCATGGCATACGACAGGTATGTGGCCATTTGCAAGCCTCTGCACTACCCCCGTATCATGAACAGGCAGCTCTGTAGCTGGTTAGTGGCAGCTTCTTGGACTGGGGGCTTCATCCACTCCACGGTCCAGACCATCCTCACCATGAGGCTACCATTCTGTGGGCCCAATAAGGTGGACAGCTTCTTCTGTGATGTCTCTCCAGTCATCAAGTTGGCCTGCACAGACATCTATGTCATTGAGCTGCTCATGGTGTCCAACAGTGGTCTCATCTCCACCAGCTGCTTCATCATCTTGGTGACCTCCTACGCCACCATACTGGTGAAGATCCGCTCCCCTGAGGGGCGGCGCAAAGCCCTCAATGTCTGTGCCTCCCACCTCGCTGTGGTAACCTTGTTCTTTGGACCCTGCATCTTCATCTATGCCTGGCCTTCCTCCACCTTCTCAAAAGGCAAGCTGGTCTCTGTCCTGTACAATATCAATATCATCACCCCCATGCTGAATCCTCTGATCTACACATTGAGGAACAAAGATGTGAAGTCAGCCATGTGA
- the LOC128330285 gene encoding olfactory receptor 4Q2-like isoform X1, giving the protein MESLKGNHTRVTEFLLAAISPTWQSQAILFVIFLLVYAATLVGNTLIMLTVGSDPRLRTPMYFLLGNLSFLDLCYSTVTAPKMLVDFLAEKRSISFEACMAQLFFLHFVGAAEMFLLTVMAYDRYVAICKPLHYPRIMNRQLCSWLVAASWTGGFIHSTVQTILTMRLPFCGPNKVDSFFCDVSPVIKLACTDIYVIELLMVSNSGLISTSCFIILVTSYATILVKIRSPEGRRKALNVCASHLAVVTLFFGPCIFIYAWPSSTFSKGKLVSVLYNINIITPMLNPLIYTLRNKDVKSAM; this is encoded by the coding sequence ATGGAGAGCCTGAAAGGAAACCACACAAGAGTCACTGAGTTCCTGCTAGCAGCCATTTCTCCAACATGGCAGTCCCAAGCCATCCTCTTTGTCATTTTCCTCCTGGTCTATGCAGCCACCCTAGTTGGAAACACCCTCATCATGCTAACGGTGGGATCTGACCCACGACTACGCACACCCATGTACTTTCTGTTGGGAAATCTCTCCTTCCTAGACCTCTGCTACTCTACAGTCACTGCCCCCAAAATGTTGGTGGACTTCCTGGCTGAGAAGAGGAGCATCTCCTTTGAAGCTTGCATGGCCCAGCTCTTTTTCCTCCATTTTGTGGGTGCTGCTGAGATGTTCCTCCTCACTGTCATGGCATACGACAGGTATGTGGCCATTTGCAAGCCTCTGCACTACCCCCGTATCATGAACAGGCAGCTCTGTAGCTGGTTAGTGGCAGCTTCTTGGACTGGGGGCTTCATCCACTCCACGGTCCAGACCATCCTCACCATGAGGCTACCATTCTGTGGGCCCAATAAGGTGGACAGCTTCTTCTGTGATGTCTCTCCAGTCATCAAGTTGGCCTGCACAGACATCTATGTCATTGAGCTGCTCATGGTGTCCAACAGTGGTCTCATCTCCACCAGCTGCTTCATCATCTTGGTGACCTCCTACGCCACCATACTGGTGAAGATCCGCTCCCCTGAGGGGCGGCGCAAAGCCCTCAATGTCTGTGCCTCCCACCTCGCTGTGGTAACCTTGTTCTTTGGACCCTGCATCTTCATCTATGCCTGGCCTTCCTCCACCTTCTCAAAAGGCAAGCTGGTCTCTGTCCTGTACAATATCAATATCATCACCCCCATGCTGAATCCTCTGATCTACACATTGAGGAACAAAGATGTGAAGTCAGCCATGTGA